Proteins encoded in a region of the Pseudothermotoga elfii DSM 9442 = NBRC 107921 genome:
- a CDS encoding THUMP domain-containing class I SAM-dependent RNA methyltransferase translates to MELVVLCSAGLEKAPCIELKKLGFKIKTTTSGHVHFDGHLIDIPKLNLYLKSADRVMINVTDFPSETFDELFEGTFSANWNELVHKRGTIVVEKVKITNSKLSAKGAVASIVKKAIYSKIKSDNQPDGIIYPMYIYIKNNFVSLMLDTTGKNSLSKRGYRMKTSSAPLRETIAAALILISGWDQEVPLIDPFCGSGTIAIEAARIALQMQNNKRSFSFENWPLFKDLKPSIVNQHECKRTVAIGYDKNPDILQVANENAIRAGVKKYVRFHCSDFEKLPIFHEKLHIVTNPPFGLRMREGNASFYRKLSKLRKIFPDARLCLITPREDLQKMISIKLQRKFRFQNSGLWTWCYIF, encoded by the coding sequence ATGGAGTTAGTTGTACTTTGCAGTGCTGGATTGGAAAAAGCTCCGTGTATTGAATTAAAAAAACTCGGTTTCAAAATCAAAACAACAACATCTGGTCATGTTCATTTTGATGGCCATCTGATCGATATCCCTAAACTGAATCTTTATTTAAAAAGTGCTGACAGGGTGATGATCAATGTAACAGATTTTCCATCAGAAACCTTCGATGAATTATTCGAAGGAACTTTTAGCGCTAATTGGAATGAACTGGTACATAAAAGAGGAACAATAGTGGTTGAAAAAGTAAAGATTACAAACTCAAAACTATCCGCAAAAGGGGCCGTAGCTTCAATTGTGAAGAAAGCCATTTACAGCAAAATAAAATCCGACAATCAGCCCGATGGTATTATATATCCAATGTACATATACATAAAAAACAATTTTGTCAGTCTAATGCTTGACACAACAGGTAAAAACAGCCTGAGCAAAAGAGGTTACAGAATGAAAACCTCATCTGCCCCATTGCGTGAAACAATAGCAGCCGCCCTGATACTGATAAGCGGGTGGGATCAGGAGGTTCCGCTGATCGATCCATTCTGTGGTAGTGGTACCATAGCAATTGAAGCTGCGAGAATTGCTTTACAAATGCAAAATAACAAACGAAGTTTTTCATTTGAAAACTGGCCATTGTTTAAAGATTTAAAACCATCGATTGTCAACCAGCATGAATGCAAGCGAACAGTGGCGATAGGGTACGACAAAAACCCGGATATTTTGCAAGTGGCAAATGAAAACGCCATAAGAGCTGGTGTAAAAAAATATGTGAGATTTCACTGCAGCGATTTTGAAAAATTACCCATATTCCATGAAAAACTACACATTGTCACTAATCCACCATTTGGTTTAAGAATGAGAGAAGGAAATGCAAGTTTCTACAGAAAACTCTCAAAATTGAGAAAAATCTTTCCAGATGCCCGGTTATGTCTGATAACCCCAAGAGAAGATTTACAAAAAATGATCTCAATAAAATTGCAAAGAAAATTCAGATTTCAAAACAGCGGTTTGTGGACCTGGTGTTACATCTTTTGA
- a CDS encoding transporter substrate-binding domain-containing protein: MRRFFVILIVTALLFTGLASLIDDIQKRGVLRVGQDEGYMPLYGTDEKGERVGLEVELINKIAEILGVKVEYVIVNWDGIIPALISGKFDIIFSGMTITPERALKVNFSAPYLTVGQAILYNKSVFKTPPTYQDLADKPVKIAVQLGTTGEFTARRKFPKAEILTFSTMDEAAFQVVSKRADIMVNDSIYVKFLTQKYETLGMTNELLSREDLGIAIRKGDMEALRWFDTFVQWAKTSGLIEELHQKWLGNE; this comes from the coding sequence GTGAGAAGGTTTTTTGTCATTTTAATTGTAACCGCTCTCTTGTTTACAGGTTTGGCTTCTTTGATCGATGATATTCAGAAAAGAGGCGTACTCAGAGTTGGTCAGGATGAAGGATATATGCCGCTCTATGGTACTGATGAAAAAGGTGAGCGAGTTGGACTTGAAGTTGAACTTATAAACAAAATAGCAGAAATACTTGGAGTAAAGGTAGAGTACGTAATTGTCAACTGGGATGGAATCATACCGGCTTTAATTTCCGGAAAGTTCGACATTATCTTCTCTGGTATGACTATCACGCCAGAGAGAGCTTTAAAGGTGAATTTTTCAGCGCCGTATTTAACAGTTGGTCAGGCAATTCTCTACAACAAAAGTGTTTTTAAGACACCACCAACCTATCAAGATTTGGCTGATAAGCCTGTAAAGATAGCTGTCCAGCTGGGAACAACGGGAGAATTTACTGCAAGAAGAAAATTTCCAAAGGCTGAGATTTTAACTTTCTCTACTATGGATGAAGCAGCCTTTCAGGTAGTTTCGAAACGCGCGGATATAATGGTTAATGATTCTATCTATGTCAAATTTCTCACTCAAAAATATGAAACCCTTGGTATGACAAACGAACTCTTGAGCAGAGAAGATCTTGGAATAGCTATCAGAAAAGGAGACATGGAGGCTCTAAGATGGTTTGATACTTTTGTTCAGTGGGCGAAAACCAGTGGTCTGATAGAAGAATTGCATCAGAAGTGGCTTGGCAACGAGTGA
- a CDS encoding TldD/PmbA family protein yields MLDEKVVQDVIVYGIKKGAEFVEIFSEDRTSTVMTMTDGRIDTASSDREFGIGLRLFKNDQQVYAYTNVFAREQLISMVDRLIQALSAGNGSEKKIDMTRNDVKNNHLIFYYPQEVSKTDKARIMKLAYEGAKGYSSLITQVLIRYWDYDQKVFIANSDGLIAEDRRVRTRLMVNAVASKDGEQESGFYGPGAAMGIEFFNLFNPHDIGAEAARVADRMVKADHAPAGKMPVVIANEFGGVIFHEACGHALEATSVAKGASVFARKLNQKVAAECVSAVDDGTIPNAWGSANIDDEGTPTQRNVLIENGVLKSYLVDRFHAKKMGMKPNGCGRRQSYKFAPTSRMSNTFILPGKHLPEEIIAATEYGLYAKKMGGGSVHPSTGEFNFAVAEGYLIEKGRITKPVRGATLIGKGTDVIAKIDMVANDLARGQGMCGSISGSIPADVGQPTIRVSELIVGGRNK; encoded by the coding sequence TTGCTTGATGAGAAAGTTGTTCAGGACGTAATAGTTTATGGAATTAAAAAAGGTGCCGAATTTGTGGAAATATTCTCTGAAGACAGGACCAGCACGGTTATGACGATGACGGATGGAAGAATCGACACAGCCAGTAGTGACAGAGAATTCGGAATAGGGTTGAGGCTTTTCAAAAATGATCAGCAGGTGTATGCCTACACAAATGTTTTTGCCAGAGAACAACTCATTTCAATGGTGGATAGGCTTATACAGGCTTTGTCGGCAGGCAATGGAAGCGAAAAAAAGATTGATATGACAAGAAATGATGTGAAAAACAATCATTTAATATTTTATTATCCACAGGAAGTTTCAAAAACTGACAAAGCGAGAATAATGAAATTGGCGTATGAAGGTGCCAAGGGTTATTCAAGCCTTATAACGCAAGTTCTTATCAGATATTGGGATTACGATCAAAAAGTGTTCATAGCTAACTCTGATGGTTTGATCGCTGAGGATCGCAGAGTCAGGACGAGGTTAATGGTCAATGCTGTGGCTTCAAAAGACGGGGAGCAGGAATCTGGATTTTATGGACCAGGGGCAGCTATGGGTATAGAATTTTTCAATTTATTCAATCCTCATGATATAGGTGCTGAGGCAGCGAGGGTAGCTGACAGAATGGTAAAAGCAGATCATGCGCCGGCGGGGAAAATGCCTGTTGTGATTGCAAATGAATTTGGCGGAGTAATCTTTCACGAAGCTTGTGGGCATGCGCTTGAGGCAACCTCTGTTGCAAAAGGTGCCTCGGTCTTTGCTAGAAAATTAAATCAAAAAGTTGCTGCCGAATGTGTTTCGGCTGTTGACGATGGAACAATCCCTAATGCTTGGGGTTCTGCGAATATCGATGATGAAGGCACGCCAACACAACGTAATGTGCTGATAGAAAATGGTGTTCTGAAATCGTATCTGGTTGATCGGTTCCATGCAAAGAAAATGGGAATGAAGCCAAATGGTTGTGGCAGAAGACAAAGTTATAAATTTGCACCGACTTCCAGAATGAGTAATACTTTTATATTACCGGGCAAACATCTTCCAGAAGAAATAATTGCTGCAACTGAATACGGGCTTTATGCGAAAAAAATGGGTGGCGGATCAGTGCATCCTTCAACAGGGGAGTTTAATTTTGCTGTAGCAGAAGGTTATTTGATAGAAAAAGGGAGGATCACAAAGCCAGTACGGGGTGCAACGCTTATCGGTAAAGGAACAGATGTTATAGCAAAAATAGATATGGTTGCCAACGATTTAGCTAGAGGCCAGGGAATGTGTGGATCGATTTCAGGAAGTATTCCAGCGGACGTTGGTCAACCCACTATACGGGTAAGCGAACTCATTGTTGGGGGGCGAAACAAATGA
- a CDS encoding amino acid ABC transporter permease gives MKKVYAIAMTAGVMIAIYLAISRVYPFDWTVVLKYRRVFINGLVMTMSLSGFSLLISFAVGIVFALMRRSSGIFREFAILYVFFFRNTPLLVVILLTYYGLGSIIPFDRFWAAVMGLSAFEGAYIAEIVRSGLDAVDKGELEAAFSLGLTKSEVFFYVHFPQAIRISLPALIGQSISLVKDSSLASVIALAELTMTGRQVGTQTLASFESYLTIAVFYVAVTSILSLIGHWLERRLAIP, from the coding sequence GTGAAAAAAGTTTATGCCATTGCCATGACGGCAGGAGTTATGATTGCAATTTATCTTGCAATTTCCCGGGTCTATCCTTTCGACTGGACAGTTGTTCTGAAATATCGTCGTGTGTTCATAAATGGTTTGGTAATGACTATGAGTTTAAGTGGGTTTTCACTGCTTATTTCATTTGCTGTGGGGATAGTTTTCGCTCTTATGAGAAGGTCAAGTGGTATTTTCAGAGAATTTGCGATACTATACGTTTTTTTCTTCAGGAACACCCCCTTACTTGTTGTGATTTTGCTGACTTACTATGGTCTTGGAAGTATAATTCCATTCGATAGATTCTGGGCGGCTGTGATGGGTTTATCTGCTTTTGAAGGAGCATATATTGCGGAAATTGTAAGATCTGGTCTTGATGCAGTTGATAAAGGCGAACTTGAAGCAGCTTTTTCACTTGGTTTAACAAAATCAGAAGTTTTCTTCTATGTACATTTTCCCCAGGCAATAAGAATTTCCTTGCCAGCACTTATCGGGCAATCTATAAGTCTTGTGAAAGACAGTTCGTTAGCCTCTGTGATAGCGCTTGCCGAATTAACCATGACGGGCAGGCAGGTTGGTACACAAACACTCGCTTCTTTTGAAAGTTACTTGACTATAGCTGTTTTTTATGTGGCGGTTACAAGCATTTTGTCTTTGATTGGGCACTGGCTTGAAAGGAGGCTTGCTATACCGTGA
- a CDS encoding DNA-directed RNA polymerase subunit beta' has product MAISTFKRKIASVRVSVASPEIIRAWSSGEVKKPETINYRSFKPERDGLFCEKIFGPTKDYECACGKYKGKKYEGTVCERCGVRVESKEARRKKMGHIELAAPVVHVWYLKSSPSILSTLLNIPARDLENIVYHGSRRIIERSYIITDSKKTQFAAGDVLYETEYEVYKKVLDFDAEIAVTVKNPKSPVVSDIDGEVSIKSEQTNTGREIIWITVKDSKKIPIQLQPGMILLSKNGQEVKEGTILVPEKQIAPFYAPFDGTVEIDEIASTLTIKPLTTSKEQPVTVTIPYCVRVLVKNGSKVKAADELLSGGTIPAITSPASGKVVFGKELNVRPLEDDTYEVLSAGMLYVEQLIQEKRYPIFEGSLPYVNDGDKVKAGDYLADRFLFEDEVLSAHEYKIFEDYYPQQFTVEAEVENDRPIVAVTEIDDELSKETGLSVGSIITESEYEAYKELYPGKIEAHYGAAAVKKLLEKIDLEKLKAQIESELSQLPRSSGKALKLLKRLKIVKNLIKSGTKPEWMVLEAVPVIPPELRPMIQIDGGRFATTDLNDLYRRVINRNNRLRRLLDLNAPDIIVRNEKRMLQESVDSLIYNGRIGKAVADRNGRALKSLTDLVKGKKGRFRRNLLGKRVDYSGRAVIVVGPDLKIHQCGLPKKMAMELFRPFVLAQLLKEGGESSKTARKMKKAIIEKEMPEAWDILEEVIKGHPVLLNRAPTLHRMSIQAFEPKLIEGNAIQLHPLVCPPFNADFDGDQMAVHVPLSAAAQAEAKYLMLSRYNIISPAHGKPISMPGKDIIVGVYYLTAIGKDFDDVKTEEIRYRFGSTEEAILAYSLGYVDLHTPVLAKVKVSDQEKIVKTTVGRIIFNEIILPDLRDYTRVFGKKEIKNLIYDTFKRHGIDATADLLDDMKDLGFHYATVSGLTISLKDLIVSPKKDEIIRGAEQRVEQVEEEYRRGFLTFDERYREIIKIWNKATEDVQFVTQQALGENPFNPIFMMVNSGARGNIDQVKQLAGMRGLMADPSGKTIEIPIISNFREGLTSMEFFISTHGARKGAADTALRTSSAGYLTRRLVDVAQSIVITTTDCGTHEGLKAVELISDDLTVQKLKDFLFGRVLSRDVVDPLTGEVIKNPVTGREYVRNAMLSDEDAEFLAEYVVSVPVSVEQVLDLQGLQLPHCYAEVCEEIRTVDGVYYEEGTELNWDVVRNAKNAGKKQLKIKMYPVVGTISEQVIKDKKGEKELVVLREEIDELTAKILEENGVSQIKVRPNIYVRSVLTCEAEKGVCAMCYGMDLSNHKVVNVGEAVGIIAAQSIGEPGTQLTMRTFHTGGIATTADITQGLPRAEELFEARKKLKEPEGIFSTETGFVKDIKEVEGRQKIYIEDYSGGIHEYEVPEKTKVKVRIGQKVLPGTPLTTGAIRLRKLMDTLGVEATAMYLLKETQKVYVEQGVEIHNKHFEIIIKQMLGRVEIVDPGDTDFLPGQLMTISEAEKINEKILRENANAQSNRNFVLGKILAKKVVAKVSDEVEEIASEGTEVTEEILEKAVESGVKEICIYDEGKQITYQIAPKEPMRYRRRLLRITKASLEQKGWLSAASFQQTPQVLTEAAVEGSIDLLEGLKENVIVGQLVPAGTGLETFANIQIEETPRAAEAEKMA; this is encoded by the coding sequence ATGGCGATATCAACTTTTAAGAGAAAAATTGCTTCAGTGAGAGTAAGTGTAGCTTCTCCAGAAATTATTCGTGCATGGTCAAGTGGAGAAGTGAAAAAACCGGAAACTATAAACTACAGGTCTTTTAAACCAGAGAGAGATGGTTTATTTTGTGAAAAGATTTTCGGACCAACGAAAGATTATGAATGCGCCTGCGGTAAGTACAAAGGAAAAAAGTATGAAGGCACTGTGTGTGAAAGATGTGGTGTCAGAGTTGAGTCAAAAGAAGCTCGCAGGAAGAAAATGGGCCATATTGAGCTTGCTGCGCCGGTTGTTCACGTTTGGTATCTCAAGAGCAGCCCAAGCATACTTTCAACTCTGTTGAATATACCGGCTCGCGATCTTGAAAACATAGTTTATCATGGAAGCAGAAGAATTATTGAACGCAGTTATATAATCACAGATTCAAAAAAGACACAATTTGCCGCTGGTGATGTTCTCTATGAGACAGAATATGAGGTTTACAAAAAGGTTTTAGATTTCGACGCTGAAATTGCTGTAACTGTTAAAAATCCAAAATCACCAGTTGTTTCTGATATTGATGGTGAAGTGTCTATAAAGTCAGAACAAACCAACACAGGGCGGGAGATTATCTGGATAACCGTCAAGGATAGTAAGAAAATTCCCATTCAGCTCCAGCCTGGTATGATTCTACTCTCCAAAAATGGCCAAGAGGTCAAAGAAGGGACAATATTAGTACCTGAAAAGCAAATCGCCCCATTTTATGCACCTTTTGATGGAACAGTGGAGATAGACGAAATCGCTTCAACTTTGACTATTAAACCACTTACTACAAGTAAAGAACAACCGGTGACTGTTACCATACCATACTGTGTAAGAGTTCTGGTAAAAAATGGTAGCAAAGTCAAGGCAGCGGATGAATTATTGAGCGGAGGAACAATACCTGCAATTACAAGTCCTGCCTCAGGAAAAGTTGTTTTTGGAAAAGAGCTCAATGTTAGACCGCTGGAAGATGACACTTACGAAGTGCTATCAGCGGGTATGCTTTATGTCGAGCAGCTCATTCAAGAAAAGCGGTACCCGATTTTTGAAGGGTCACTTCCATATGTGAATGATGGGGACAAAGTAAAAGCAGGAGATTACTTAGCTGATAGATTTTTATTTGAAGATGAGGTTCTGTCAGCTCATGAATATAAGATTTTTGAAGACTATTACCCACAGCAATTCACCGTAGAAGCTGAAGTCGAGAATGATAGACCAATTGTTGCGGTAACCGAAATAGACGATGAACTTTCAAAGGAAACAGGCCTTTCTGTGGGTTCTATCATAACAGAAAGCGAATATGAAGCTTATAAAGAGCTGTATCCGGGGAAAATCGAAGCACATTATGGAGCAGCCGCTGTCAAAAAGCTTCTTGAAAAAATAGACCTTGAGAAATTGAAAGCTCAGATCGAATCGGAACTTTCACAATTGCCAAGAAGCAGCGGAAAGGCTCTCAAATTATTGAAGAGGTTGAAGATCGTAAAAAACCTCATTAAATCGGGAACAAAACCTGAATGGATGGTTCTTGAAGCAGTGCCAGTCATACCTCCTGAACTCAGGCCAATGATTCAAATAGATGGAGGTAGATTTGCCACAACAGATTTAAATGATTTATACAGGAGGGTAATAAACAGGAACAACAGATTAAGAAGGCTTTTAGACTTGAATGCACCAGATATCATAGTAAGAAACGAGAAGAGAATGCTTCAGGAATCTGTTGATAGTCTTATTTACAATGGAAGGATAGGAAAGGCTGTTGCAGATAGAAACGGAAGAGCCCTCAAGTCTTTGACAGATCTTGTTAAGGGTAAGAAGGGTCGATTTAGAAGAAATTTACTTGGAAAACGTGTGGATTATTCAGGAAGAGCTGTTATTGTCGTTGGGCCTGATTTGAAAATACACCAGTGCGGTTTACCAAAGAAGATGGCTATGGAGTTGTTCAGGCCGTTTGTACTTGCACAGCTGCTGAAAGAAGGCGGAGAATCAAGTAAAACGGCACGTAAGATGAAAAAGGCAATTATAGAAAAGGAAATGCCTGAGGCTTGGGATATTCTTGAAGAGGTGATAAAAGGTCATCCAGTGCTGCTCAACCGCGCCCCAACATTGCATCGCATGTCTATACAGGCATTTGAACCAAAGTTGATAGAAGGTAACGCAATACAGTTGCACCCACTGGTTTGTCCACCTTTCAACGCGGATTTTGATGGGGACCAGATGGCAGTTCATGTTCCACTTTCAGCAGCTGCACAGGCAGAGGCCAAATATCTGATGCTGTCAAGATACAATATAATATCTCCTGCGCATGGAAAACCGATTTCTATGCCCGGAAAAGATATAATCGTTGGTGTTTACTATCTGACTGCTATTGGAAAAGATTTTGATGATGTTAAAACCGAGGAGATTCGATATCGATTTGGCTCAACAGAAGAAGCTATTCTTGCATATTCTCTGGGTTATGTTGATCTTCATACGCCTGTTCTCGCAAAGGTGAAAGTTTCTGATCAGGAAAAAATTGTTAAAACGACTGTAGGAAGGATTATTTTCAATGAGATAATTCTTCCCGATCTGAGAGATTATACGCGTGTTTTTGGAAAAAAAGAGATAAAGAATCTTATATACGATACTTTCAAGCGCCACGGTATAGATGCAACCGCGGATCTTCTTGATGACATGAAAGATCTTGGTTTTCATTACGCTACAGTTTCTGGATTGACCATATCTTTGAAAGATTTGATTGTTTCACCGAAAAAAGATGAGATAATCAGAGGAGCTGAGCAAAGAGTCGAACAGGTTGAAGAGGAATATAGAAGAGGCTTTCTTACTTTTGATGAAAGATATAGAGAAATAATAAAGATCTGGAATAAAGCAACAGAGGATGTACAGTTTGTTACTCAGCAGGCTCTCGGTGAAAATCCGTTCAATCCGATTTTCATGATGGTCAATTCCGGTGCAAGAGGTAATATAGATCAGGTAAAACAGCTTGCAGGTATGCGGGGCTTAATGGCTGATCCTTCCGGAAAAACGATAGAAATACCTATCATATCTAATTTCCGTGAAGGCTTAACAAGTATGGAATTCTTTATATCAACACATGGTGCAAGAAAAGGAGCAGCCGATACAGCTTTAAGGACATCATCTGCAGGATATCTAACCCGCAGATTAGTCGACGTGGCACAGAGTATAGTTATAACAACAACTGATTGTGGTACGCATGAAGGTTTAAAAGCTGTAGAACTTATCAGTGATGATCTCACTGTGCAGAAACTGAAAGATTTTCTCTTTGGAAGGGTTCTTTCAAGGGATGTTGTTGATCCATTGACAGGAGAGGTTATCAAAAATCCGGTGACAGGAAGAGAATATGTTAGGAATGCCATGCTTTCTGATGAAGATGCCGAGTTTCTGGCTGAGTACGTGGTTTCTGTGCCTGTCAGTGTTGAGCAGGTACTGGACTTACAAGGCCTCCAGCTTCCGCACTGTTATGCAGAAGTATGTGAGGAAATCAGAACAGTTGACGGAGTTTATTATGAAGAGGGAACAGAACTTAACTGGGATGTTGTCAGAAATGCTAAGAATGCTGGCAAAAAGCAGCTCAAAATAAAGATGTACCCGGTAGTTGGTACTATTTCCGAACAAGTTATTAAAGATAAAAAGGGCGAAAAGGAACTGGTGGTCCTTCGAGAAGAAATAGACGAATTAACAGCAAAGATTCTGGAAGAAAATGGAGTAAGTCAGATCAAAGTTAGACCCAATATCTATGTCCGGTCAGTGCTTACATGCGAAGCAGAAAAAGGTGTTTGCGCAATGTGTTATGGCATGGATTTGTCCAATCACAAAGTTGTCAATGTTGGTGAAGCGGTTGGTATAATTGCAGCGCAGTCTATAGGTGAGCCTGGAACTCAACTGACCATGAGAACCTTTCACACGGGTGGAATAGCTACTACAGCAGATATAACTCAGGGGTTGCCGAGAGCTGAAGAGCTTTTCGAAGCAAGGAAAAAACTTAAAGAACCTGAGGGAATTTTCAGTACTGAAACAGGCTTTGTGAAAGATATTAAAGAAGTGGAAGGAAGGCAGAAAATCTACATTGAAGATTATTCGGGAGGTATACACGAATACGAAGTTCCGGAGAAAACCAAAGTGAAGGTTAGGATTGGTCAGAAGGTCTTACCTGGAACACCACTCACGACAGGGGCAATCAGACTTAGAAAATTAATGGATACACTTGGAGTTGAGGCAACGGCAATGTATTTATTGAAAGAAACGCAGAAAGTCTACGTAGAGCAGGGTGTCGAGATACACAATAAGCACTTTGAGATTATCATAAAACAAATGCTTGGCAGAGTTGAAATAGTTGATCCGGGAGATACAGATTTTCTGCCAGGCCAACTTATGACTATATCTGAAGCTGAGAAAATAAACGAGAAAATTTTGAGAGAAAATGCAAATGCCCAAAGCAATAGAAATTTTGTTCTGGGTAAAATACTTGCGAAAAAGGTAGTTGCAAAAGTTAGTGATGAAGTTGAAGAAATAGCATCTGAGGGAACAGAAGTAACTGAAGAAATTCTTGAAAAGGCCGTGGAATCTGGCGTAAAGGAAATATGCATATATGATGAAGGCAAACAGATTACATATCAAATTGCTCCTAAGGAACCTATGAGGTACAGGCGAAGGCTTTTGAGGATAACAAAAGCATCCCTTGAGCAAAAAGGCTGGCTCAGTGCGGCTTCATTCCAACAAACACCGCAGGTTTTAACTGAAGCTGCTGTTGAGGGAAGTATAGATTTGCTTGAAGGCCTGAAAGAAAATGTTATAGTTGGACAACTGGTGCCAGCTGGAACTGGCCTTGAAACTTTTGCAAATATCCAAATAGAAGAAACACCGAGAGCTGCTGAAGCAGAAAAAATGGCTTAA
- a CDS encoding TldD/PmbA family protein, translating to MKIDDFRDKVFLLAKKKGFDDSQLLLTNRKEFGVVISKQNIENYTDAESFKIVFKGIKNGKSSFSTSEILDEKTAEFLVESAYENLEVTDTLEEDVIYDGSGEYSPAQNFVDEFERISVKEKIDFAKMMEQKALSVDKRITMVIMSAYEHERRNITLFNTSGLQLKESTGLGAAFIYLIASDGQKPKRGTKVCFASKPSDIDFEEVVSQAANEALSQLGASSVSSGKYRAILRRDVFAELFTAFLPIFSAENVQKGLSPLKGKLGVQIASEKLTLIEDPLSNKTPVRRSFDNEGVPTMKKEFVKDGTLTTYFHSLKSAKKDGVLPTGNVFESKCVPLNVIVEPGSKSFDDLLKELDSGLVITALDGLHSGVRTVSGDFSVSALGYQVEGGKIVKPVEQITISGNFIDLLRRIEGVGNDIKLVSDSFYTPSVLVEFLDVAGD from the coding sequence ATGAAAATAGATGATTTTAGAGATAAGGTGTTTCTTCTGGCAAAGAAGAAGGGATTTGATGACAGTCAATTACTTTTAACTAACAGAAAAGAGTTTGGTGTAGTCATCAGTAAGCAAAATATAGAAAACTACACAGATGCCGAATCTTTCAAAATAGTATTTAAGGGTATTAAAAATGGCAAATCATCATTTTCAACCAGTGAAATCCTTGATGAAAAAACTGCGGAATTTCTCGTCGAAAGCGCATATGAGAATCTGGAAGTTACCGATACTCTTGAAGAAGATGTGATTTACGATGGCTCAGGAGAATATTCACCTGCCCAAAATTTTGTGGATGAATTCGAGCGGATATCAGTTAAAGAAAAAATAGATTTTGCAAAAATGATGGAACAGAAGGCGCTTTCTGTTGATAAAAGAATAACAATGGTCATAATGAGTGCGTATGAGCATGAAAGACGTAACATAACACTCTTTAATACCAGTGGCCTACAATTGAAGGAAAGTACTGGCCTTGGAGCTGCTTTCATTTATCTGATTGCTTCGGATGGTCAGAAGCCAAAGAGAGGGACAAAGGTTTGTTTTGCTTCAAAACCATCAGATATAGATTTTGAAGAGGTAGTTTCTCAAGCAGCCAATGAAGCTCTTTCACAGCTTGGTGCAAGTAGTGTTTCTTCTGGAAAATATCGGGCGATTCTGCGACGTGATGTCTTTGCGGAACTGTTCACGGCGTTTTTGCCGATTTTCTCTGCTGAAAATGTACAGAAAGGTCTATCCCCCCTTAAGGGAAAGCTTGGTGTACAGATTGCGAGTGAAAAATTGACACTGATAGAAGATCCTCTTTCGAACAAAACACCTGTTCGGAGATCATTTGATAATGAAGGTGTTCCAACAATGAAAAAAGAATTTGTTAAGGATGGTACTTTAACTACATATTTTCATTCTCTCAAATCAGCGAAAAAAGATGGAGTCTTACCAACAGGTAATGTCTTTGAGAGCAAATGCGTCCCATTAAACGTTATTGTAGAACCAGGCAGTAAAAGTTTTGATGATTTGCTGAAGGAACTTGATAGTGGTCTTGTTATAACAGCGCTTGATGGATTGCATTCTGGTGTGAGAACTGTTTCAGGGGATTTTTCGGTGAGTGCACTTGGATATCAAGTTGAAGGCGGAAAGATAGTCAAGCCAGTTGAACAAATTACTATCTCCGGGAACTTCATCGACCTGCTCAGGCGTATAGAAGGGGTAGGAAATGACATTAAGCTCGTTTCTGATTCATTCTATACTCCTTCTGTACTGGTCGAGTTTTTGGATGTAGCTGGAGATTAA
- a CDS encoding amino acid ABC transporter ATP-binding protein codes for MSLLKVVDVHKSFGNTKVLNGVSLQVDKSEIVVIMGPSGAGKSTLLRIMNYLVKPDEGYILFKGEKLSDDMRVLRQIRSQIGFVFQHFNLFRHLTVVQNVMLGLLRVKKLSKSEAYDVAMNCLEMVGLSDKARSYPSQLSGGQKQRVAIARALAMKPDLILFDEPTSALDPTLVNEVHQVMKKLAADGHTMVVVTHEIGFARNVATRIVYMENGVIIEEGNPVDFFTCPHTTNVRDFLSSVYT; via the coding sequence GTGAGTTTATTGAAGGTTGTTGATGTTCACAAATCTTTTGGAAATACAAAGGTGCTAAACGGTGTTTCCTTGCAAGTGGATAAGAGTGAAATAGTTGTAATAATGGGGCCTTCTGGTGCTGGTAAATCTACGCTTTTGAGAATTATGAATTATTTAGTAAAACCAGATGAAGGATATATCCTCTTCAAGGGCGAAAAACTTTCAGATGATATGAGAGTTCTCAGGCAGATAAGATCTCAAATAGGTTTTGTTTTTCAGCATTTTAATCTATTCAGACATTTAACAGTCGTGCAGAATGTTATGCTGGGTTTATTGAGAGTTAAAAAACTTTCTAAAAGTGAAGCTTATGACGTAGCCATGAACTGCCTTGAAATGGTTGGTTTGTCTGACAAGGCGCGGAGTTATCCATCACAACTGTCAGGAGGGCAGAAGCAAAGAGTTGCTATAGCAAGAGCACTTGCAATGAAACCGGATTTGATTCTTTTTGATGAACCAACATCAGCTTTAGATCCAACTCTTGTCAATGAAGTACATCAGGTTATGAAAAAATTAGCAGCGGATGGTCACACGATGGTCGTGGTGACGCATGAAATAGGGTTTGCGAGGAATGTCGCAACGAGAATTGTTTATATGGAGAATGGAGTAATAATCGAAGAGGGAAATCCAGTTGACTTTTTCACTTGCCCCCACACGACAAATGTGAGAGATTTTCTTTCAAGTGTTTACACGTGA